In Lepus europaeus isolate LE1 chromosome 23, mLepTim1.pri, whole genome shotgun sequence, a single genomic region encodes these proteins:
- the CHCHD10 gene encoding coiled-coil-helix-coiled-coil-helix domain-containing protein 10, mitochondrial, with protein MPRGSRSMAARPASRPAAHPPAHPPPSAAAPAPAPSGQPGLMAQMASTAAGVAVGSAVGHVVGSALTGAFSGGSSEPAQPAVQQAPARAAPQPMQMGPCSYEIKQFLDCSTTQSDLSLCEGFSEALKQCKYNHGLSSLP; from the exons atgccCCGGGGCAGCCGCAGCATGGCCGCCCGGCCAGCCAG CCGCCCCGCTGCCCACCCGCCCGCGCACCCGCCGCCCTCTGctgccgccccggccccggccccgtcTGGCCAGCCAGGTCTTATGGCTCAGATGGCGTCCACTGCCGCTGGGGTCGCCGTGGGCTCGGCTGTGGGGCACGTCGTGGGCAGCGCCCTGACCGGAGCCTTCAGCGGCGGGAGCTCGGAGCCTGCCCAGCCTGCTGTCCAGCAG GCCCCCGCCCGCGCTGCCCCCCAGCCCATGCAAATGGGACCCTGCTCCTACGAGATCAAGCAGTTCCTGGACTGCTCAACCACTCAGAGTGACCTGTCCCTGTGTGAGGGCTTCAGCGAGGCCCTGAAGCAGTGCAAGTACAACCATG GTCTGAGCTCCCTGCCATGA
- the C23H22orf15 gene encoding uncharacterized protein C22orf15 homolog, with the protein MFITGIPSAHLCPSPTASCRELVNPWCNLVTLSAHLRRRGGVPPDAPIALLAEDGNLVSLDEGLEEGASPAACMGSSLLQERGTYVLVHIIKGEGAAPTRYESLLENLDEYSPELAEGLRWLSGLPPTGNSCRRRMSTRRGHREQGPPPRPRRVGSLPSRTR; encoded by the exons ATGTTTATCACG GGGATCCCATCTGCTcatctgtgcccctcccccacagccagcTGCAGGGAGCTTGTGAACCCCTGGTGCAACCTGGTGACCCTCAGTGCCCACCTGAGGCGGAGGGGAGGGGTCCCCCCAGATG CACCCATTGCCCTCCTGGCTGAGGACGGGAACCTGGTGAGCTTGGATgagggcctggaggagggggcttcCCCTGCTGCCTGCATGGGCAGTTCCCTGCTGCAGGAGCGAGGGACCTACGTCCTCGTGCACATCATCA AGGGGGAGGGCGCAGCCCCCACCCGCTATGAGTCCCTCCTGGAGAACCTGGATGAGTATTCCCCAGAGCTGGCAG AGGGGCTGCGCTGGCTGTCAGGCCTCCCTCCCACGGGCAACAGCTGCAGGAGGCGCATGAGCACTCGGCGTGGCCACCGGGAGCAAGGCCCCCCTCCGAGGCCTCGGAGGGTGGGCTCCTTGCCATCCAGGACCCGCTAG